A region of Dioscorea cayenensis subsp. rotundata cultivar TDr96_F1 chromosome 5, TDr96_F1_v2_PseudoChromosome.rev07_lg8_w22 25.fasta, whole genome shotgun sequence DNA encodes the following proteins:
- the LOC120259907 gene encoding uncharacterized protein LOC120259907 yields the protein MGKYYLVDTGYATRPDFIPLYRGVRYHLKEFCSRTTANAKELFNLRHSSARTSIERAFGSLKNCFKVLASRYFFPFKTQVDLVLACCTLYNYILTGSQDEFIHAEEDWVPRVSQTTAWDQREEAQEWAARRDQIATKMLANK from the exons atgg GAAAATATTACTTGGTTGATACTGGTTATGCCACACgacctgattttatacccctttACAGGGGTGTAAGATATCACTTGAAGGAGTTCTGCTCCCGAACAACTGCAAATGCCAAGGAATTGTTTAATCTAAGACATTCATCTGCGCGTACCTCCATCGAGCGTGCATTTGGTTCTTTAAAGAACTGCTTCAAGGTCCTAGCTTCTAGGTATTTTTTCCCATTCAAGACACAGGTGGATCTCGTATTGGCATGTTGTACCTTATACAACTACATCCTCACCGGCAGTCAGGATGAATTTATTCATGCAGAGGAAGATTGGGTACCACGTGTTTCACAAACCACTGCTTGGGACCAAagagaagaagcacaagagTGGGCTGCTCGTCGTGATCAAATTGCAACTAAGATGTTGGCGAACAAGTAG
- the LOC120259908 gene encoding uncharacterized protein LOC120259908, with the protein MVQQWWTETTPKGCGAFIVYKKLAGVRTHLRQWAKFSFGSIKLKKLALMQEMEVLDIAKESRSLTLGEIQKEIDLSFNLEEIRRQEEIYWRQRSRAQWIKEGDENTKFFHAVANGRKNRNFIPGIIHGGSRIVDPGEIGKVFAAHFNQHFGFQRSSRLRIDFQRLFQLKTAVDLNGLEAPFSVEEIKRAMFDLGGDKAPGPDGFPLHFLSNSRTRSVRM; encoded by the coding sequence ATGGTACAGCAGTGGTGGACTGAGACAACGCCTAAGGGGTGTGGGGCATTCATTGTTTATAAGAAACTGGCTGGGGTTAGAACGCACTTACGTCAGTGGGCTAAGTTTAGCTTTGGGTCAATCAAGTTAAAAAAGTTAGCATTGATGCAAGAGATGGAGGTCCTTGACATTGCCAAGGAATCTAGAAGCTTAACCCTGGGGGAGATCCAGAAGGAGATTGACCTTTCCTTCAATTTAGAGGAAATTCGTAGGCAGGAAGAAATCTATTGGAGACAAAGGTCGAGGGCGCAGTGGATTAAAGAGGGTGACGAAAACACAAAGTTCTTCCATGCGGTGGCAAATGGCAGGAAGAATCGCAACTTCATCCCTGGTATTATACATGGAGGCAGTAGGATTGTGGATCCGGGTGAGATTGGCAAAGTGTTTGCTGCACACTTCAACCAACACTTTGGTTTCCAGCGGTCCTCTAGACTCAGAATCGATTTTCAGAGATTATTTCAGTTAAAGACTGCTGTGGACCTCAACGGGTTGGAAGCTCCTTTTTCTGTCGAGGAAATCAAAAGGGCAATGTTTGATCTTGGAGGGGACAAAGCCCCAGGGCCGGATGGTTTTCCCCTTCATTTTTTAAGCAATTCTAGGACACGGTCAGTGCGCATGTAG